DNA sequence from the Corynebacterium yudongzhengii genome:
GTGATCAACCAGCTCGCCGATGCGATGGACGATGGTGACGTCATCATCGACGGTGGCAACTCCCTGTTTACTGACACCATCCGCCGCGAGAAGGAGATGGCCCAGCGTAACCGCCACTTCGTGGGCGCTGGTATCTCCGGCGGTGAGGAAGGCGCGCTGCGAGGCCCGGCGATCATGCCGGGCGGGCCGAAGGAGTCCTGGGAGTCTTTGGGCCCGCTTCTGGAGTCCATCGCCGCGGTCGCCCCGGATGGTACCCCGTGTGTGGATCATATTGGCCCGGACGGTTCCGGCCACTACGTGAAGATGGTGCACAACGGCATCGAGTACGCGGATATGCAGGTTATCGGCGAGGCGTATCAGCTGTTGCGCTTCGGCGCGGGGCTGGAGCCCGCCGAGATCGCCGAGATCTTCGCCGAGTGGAACAAGGGCGACCTTGACTCCTACCTCATCGAGATCACCGCCGAGGTCTTGCGGCAGGTTGACGCGGAGACCGGCAAGCCGCTTGTCGACGTCATCCTCGACGCCGCCGGCCAGAAAGGCACCGGCCGCTGGACGGTGAAGCAGGCCCTCGATTTGGGGGTACCCACCACCGCCATCGGTGAGGCCGTGTTCGCCCGGGCGCTGTCGTCCTCGTTGGATCAGCGCAAGGCAGCCCAGGGGAATCTGCCGAGCGGTACACTGGCAGGCTTTGAGGAGCTGGGGATTAGCCGGGAAGACTTTATCGAGCGCGTGCGCAAGGCGCTGTATGCCTCGAAGCTGGTCGCCTACGCGCAGGGTTTCGACGAGATCCGCGCCGGCTCCGAGGAATACGGCTGGGACATCGACCGCGGCCGCCTGGCCACTATCTGGCGTGAGGGCTGCATCATCCGCGCCGCGTTCTTGGACCGCATCAAGGAGGCCTACGACAAGGACCCGGCGTTGACTTCTTTGTTGCTGGATCCGTATTTCCACACCGAGCTCAGCGATCTGGTGGATGCCTGGCGTGACGTGGTCATCTACGCCACCCGCCAGGGGCTGCCGGCGCCGGTGTTTACCTCGTCGCTCGCCTACTACGACTCGCTGCGTGCCGAGCGCCTGCCAGCGGCTATCATCCAGTCGCAGCGCGACTTCTTCGGCGCGCACACCTACCAGCGCGTGGATAAGGAAGGCACGTTCCACACCGAGTGGTCCGGCGATCGCAGCGAGACGAAGCTTAACTAGCGGCGCGCGCACCGCTCGGTCATATGTACGCGGAATCGACACGTTGCGAGAACGTGTCGATTTTTCGTTGAAAAATCGACATATGACCTTTAGTAGGAAAGCGGACTGCAACTAGGACTATGGCGCCAGTAGCCTAGAACGATGCCTCTCCAGGCAACGGATATGCGCTGTCTCGCCTTGTCTGTTAGGCCGATCGCCCAGTTTGGGGTATCGGGGCAAACCATTATGTGAGCCGCGATGAAATAATTCCTTTTCGGAATTGAAAGACCACCCAATGGGTATCAGTCTTTCACCGACAGTGGTTGCGTACCACCTCTAGGCCGTCGCTTTGCCGGCGATAATCCCCTGGATGAAAAGAGCGAATTGGGTGACGGCCATGATCACCGCCCCAGGTGAGGGTAGGTCGTTGCCCGCGAGTGCTTGGCGCCAACGGCTTTCAGCTTTGCGGTAATGCTCCTTCTCAGAAGCGCTACCACGGGAGCCTTCATAGGGGTTCTCGCGAGCATCGTCGCCAAGCAGGGACAAGGCTTGTTTGAATTTCGGCTTTAACGCTGGGGAATTTCTCATAAAACTCTCGGCCCAGCGCCTGAGGGCGTTTAAGGACGAGGTAAAAGACATCGTGATCCTCTTCGTCCGGGTAGACGGACTTATTCCTACAGGGCAACAATCGACAGGCTAATAGCAAAGCTGCCTCCGCTCAGGGGTTGAATGTGACGGAGGAAATAGTTGAAAACGCAAGTAATTCCTATTTTAGTAATTCTAGAAATGCATCTAAGTGGTTTATGTCATAGGGTGAGGGCGTCGCAGTAACCTGCAACCGCCGGAGGCACCATGGAAATCGTATGGAAAGATCTGAGCTTTAGATACTTAAAACACTCGCCCCCTGTTCTGAATTCCGTCTCCTTGGTCTTGAACAGGCCTGGTATTTACGCGGTCCGTGGCCCGTCAGGTAGCGGTAAGTCTGAGGCGGCCTGGGTTGGTCGGAGACTAGGTTTTACCCTAGGAGGAAGATCAGCATGGCACGACCCAGTCAGTACGACGCAGTCACGCAGGAGCGCGCGGTGCGCATGTACTTCGAGCGCCTCGAAGAAGGCGACATCTCCAAGGCGGGCGCCCGCCGGGAGATCGGCGAACTGCTCGGCGTAAAGGAATCCACCCTGCGCAACTGGATCCGAATCCAGGAAAAGCAGGCCGAAGCTCCTGAGCCCGGTTCCCTGTCCTACCAGCAACTCCAGGCCGCCTACGACGAGCAGGCCAAGGAAGTGGCCAAGCTGCGACGCGCCAATGAGATTTTGAAAACGGCGTCGGCTTTTTCGCCCAGGCGGAGCTCGACCGCAAACTTCGGTAATCGTGGAGTTCATCCGCACCTACCGCCACCGCTTCGGGGTCTGGCCAATCTGCGAAACCTTGACTGCCCATGGCATCGCGATTGCCCCAAGCACCTTTTACGACCATCAGGTCCGCGGCTTCGGCCCCTCGGACGCCGAACTCGACGAAGCGTACGCCGCCCACCGCTTTTACCGGTTGTGGGAGGCCAACCGCCGAGTCTACGGCCGGCGCAAACTCTGGAAAGCAGCCATCCGTGACGGCATGACTGTTGGCCGTGACCAGGTCGAACGACTGATGAAGATCACCGGCATCCGCGGTGTGTCCCGCGGGATGCACCGCAAGAAGACCACCGTGGCCACCCCGGTCCACCGCCGGCACCCGGACCTGATCAACCGGCGGTGGGCGTATCCGTCGCACCCGGATCAGTGGTGGATCGCGGACTTCACCTACGTCTGGACCCGGGAGGGCTTCTGCTACGTCGCCTTCATTGTCGACGCCTACTCGCGGCAGGTCCTCGGCTGGGTGGTCACCACGGTCATGGACACCCGGATGGTGCTCATGGCCCTGGAGCACGCCCTGTTTTCCCGTCGGCGCACGAGGATGGACTTCACCGCCACCGGCATCGTCCACCACTCGGACGCGGGAGCCCAGTACACCTCTATGGCGTTTACCGATGCCCTTGTCGAGGCCGGGTTGCAGGGCTCGATCGGCTCGGCTGGTGACGCCTTGGACAACGCGATGATGGAATCGGCGATCGGGCTGTACAAGACCGAACTGATCGGCTTCGATCCACGTCGTACGTGGAGGGATGCCCGGGAGGTCGGAACGGAAACGGCCTCGTGGGTCTACTGGTACAATCACCAGCGTCTGCACTCGTCGATCAGTGACGTTCCCCCGATCGAATACGAGCAGGACTACGAGGAATTCAACACCACCCGAAGAGCCCAGTAAGGCTTTTACCCGTAGTCTCCGAAAAACTCAGGCCGATTCAGTCAACTGCCCTTGACATTTTGGCCGGACTGAAAAAGCCTCAGGACGGCCAGTTTCTGATCGATGGCAAGCGAGCAGACCGGTGGAACAACGGGAAATTCTCCCGTTGGCGGGCCCGTCACGTAGGCTATGCTCCCCAAGCCCCGACTTTGCTGGACAGTTTGACGTGTCAAGAAAACCTTGCGCTCGCAGCCCAAGTGGCGGGTCGAAACCTATCGGATAACCAGCAGGTGGACCTCTTGGGCAAGCTGAAAATGTCTGAATACGCACGTGCGTTACCAACCGACCTTTCCGGCGGCCAGCGGCAGAGGGTATCGATAGCTCAGGCAGTGGCATCCCGACCGGCTTTGCTGCTCCTCGACGAACCAGTCAGCGCGCTAGACAAGCGCAACATCGGCGCCGTCGAAGCCCTCATGCAGCATGCCACCCAAAGCGGTGCCATCGTGGTGTACTGCTCCCATCAAGAGCTGTTCGATGGCAGTGCCCCTACTTTGCTCGAAATGGGGCGGTAACATGAAGACGCTCACTCCAACAACGGCGTATCGCAGGGAACTCAAAACTACCGCTCGCCCTTATCTTGGTGGTTTGATCGTCACAGCGGTGGTTGTCGGGGCTCTCGTAGGGACCATTCTCTATGTAGCTTTCTCCGAGGGTGGCGCTGACGACATGAAGCAGGGAATGGTAAATCTCAGCTCAATTGCTGTTTTCCCTGCTATTTTCGGTGTGCGCCTCGCCCATCAGAGTTTCATTCGCGATCACAGTAGCACCCTCGGGGCACTCAGAAATCTCGGTGTCAGCGACGGGTTCTTTCGGCGTCATCTGTTAGTGCAGGCGCTTATTCTGGCAGGTCTGGCCAGCGTTTCAGCGGTTGTCCTCGGGCGCCTGATAGTTCGCCCCTTGCTTTCGCTTGTCTTTTGGGGGTCACTACGGACTTTCCGCACACCTGGAGCTCTCCCCTACAGGTCGTTTGGACTGCACCTCTCGTCCTCGGCGCCATGTACCTGATTGGGGTAGGAACCATCAGCCCAGGACAGGTGCTAGACAAGCAATTGGATTCTGTACCGGGCTCTAAAAAGAGCGCACAATTCGCAACTACCGTAGGCGTCGTAGTCGCGGCAGTGAATATAGCGTGCGGCATATGGGCTCTGTTCGGGGGTAGAACGATTCATATCGTAGTCGTAATGATCTTAACAACCCTCGTACTCGCAGCTGTTCTGGCAAAGCCTTTGACTAGGATTCTTGCCGGGCTGCTCTCTTCACTGTTGAGTCAAACGGTCGGATGGCGGGCTCCTGCGCTCGGGCTACGATCAGTATCCACTGCAGATACGCTCTCGCGCGTAGGTCTTTCTGCAGTGCTTGTGGCTATTCCTCTGGCCGGATTCTCGTGGGCATACTCTTCTCTTCACGCAGGCGCATATTACGCCGCGCAGAATGTCAATGACGTTCCAGTTATCGCTACTGAAGATCATCGCCTCACGGACCCCGATGACGCCGACACGATCTGCGAAAACCTGGGTGAAATGTGTCACGGAGTCATCTATTGGCAGTTCTCGGATGTCGAAGCTGAGGGCATCGAGGCTGCCGACCCAGATGAAGCGGAAGACTACACCATTTCTGCCTCAAGTACCCAAGTAATTGATGAGTTTGTCAATGAGCCTTTCGCTCCGGAGGAGGATAATCCGTTCCACCTCGACTTCATGCGACTCGCAACAGCGGTTACGGAGGATCCACCTGGCTATCCGGCTTGGGCGCTCGCGGTCGTGAATTCTTCCGCTACGGCTCCTGACGGCTACGCGGTCATATCCGCTAAGGAGTGGGCAGCGCAAGCAGATGAGGACACTCAATTGTTCTACGGCCCACATGGTGATGGCACGGGAAGTTTTATCCCCTTGGCTGCATACGCCTTGCTTGCGATCTGCCTCATCTTGTCAGTTTCGGCTCTCGGAAACCGGACAAACCTGCTGCGGTTTTTTGCCCCATTACGTATCCTCGGCCGATCTGAGTTCGGTATTAGGTCGGCAGCCTTTTGGACCGTTTTCTTTCCGTTTGTGGGCGGGACTGTCTCGGCAATAATAGCTGGGTTTTGGTACACCACCGTCGCCTACATCACCACGACTGGTTCTCTCGGAACCTGGTTGCCGTTCATGCCAATTGGGCTGGGGGTGCTATTCGCTTTTGTGTTCATCGCAGTAAGCGCTACCACTTTCCTGCCCGAAGCTAAGGCGTACCGGCCGCGCAACGATGCTGAAGCGTCCCGCTAGCACTCACCTTCACCGCATTTTTGGGTACATTCATACCAATGACTTCTTTCGGCGATCTCGGCCTTTCCCGCCCCGTGGTGGATGTACTCAAACGCCAAGGCATCACCAGCCCCTTTCCGATCCAAAAGGCCGCCATCCCGGACGCGCTCGCCGGCAAGGACGTGCTCGGCCGTGGACCGACCGGCTCCGGCAAGACGCTAACCTTCGGGCTGCCCATGCTGGAACGCCTGCATGGCACGGGCGCATCGATTCCGGGCCGCCCGCGCGGGCTGGTGCTCTCCCCTACCCGCGAGCTCGCTGCGCAGATCCGTCAGCGCCTCGCCGATTTAGCCGCCGCCTTGGGCTTGCGGGTCATCGAGGTCGTCGGCGGTGTCAACATCAACCACCACATCCGCGCGCTGGCCACACCGGTTGACGTGCTCGTCGCCACCCCGGGGCGCGCCCAGGATCTCATCAACCAGAAACGCCTCAGCCTCGAAGACGTAGCCATCACTGCGATCGACGAGGCGGACCAGATGGCCGACATGGGCTTTTTGCCCCAGGTGCGCCAGCTTCTCGACGCCAGCCCCCACCACGGCCAGCGCCTGCTGTTTTCGGCGACGTTGGATGGCGACGTCGATAAGCTCGTCCAGCACTACCTCCATGATCCTGTCACCCATTCCACCGCCCCGGTGAGCGCCGCCGTCGACACCATGACGCATTACCGGCTCGTGGTGGCGGATCGGCCGACGCGCAACGCCGTCGTCGAGCGCATCGCGGCGCGCGAGGGCCGCACGATCATGTTCATGCGCACGAAGCATGGGGTGGATCGGCAGGTCAAGAAGCTGCGGCGCATCGGGATCAATGCGGAAGGCCTGCACGGCGATAAGTCGCAGGGCGCCCGCACCCGGGCGATCGAAGGCTTCCACTCCGGCAAACTGCCCGTGCTCGTGGCGACGGACATCGCCGCGCGCGGCATCGACATCCACGACGTCTCCCTCGTCGTCCACATCGACCCACCGGCCGAGCACAAAACCTACCTCCACCGCGCGGGCCGCACGGCGCGGGCGGGGACGAGTGGGGTCGTCGTTACGTTAGTTATCGAGGAACAGCGCGCGGAGGTCGACGCGCTGATGCGCAAGGCACAGGTCGAGGCTGAAGAGGTGCTTATCGACGCCGACAGCCCCGCCCTCGCCGACATCACCGGCGCCCGCGCCTACCGGGGTGCCCCGCTGCCTCCGCCCGGTCAGTCGCAGAAACCGAAAAACGCCCAGAAACCGGCCAAGAAGCGCCCGAAGAACGCGCCGATCGCGCAGAAACGTGGCGGCGGCCGCCCTCAGCGCAGGAGGCCGAAGCGGCGATGATCCTCAGCGCGCAGACCTGGACTAAACGGCAGGCCGCGCACGAGGCGGCCGCCGATGAGCTCACGGCCGACCACCTGCGCCGCCGCACCCG
Encoded proteins:
- the gndA gene encoding NADP-dependent phosphogluconate dehydrogenase, giving the protein MSSESNLAQIGVVGLAVMGSNLARNFASRGHTVAVYNRSTEKTTRFMEDFGETGNFLPAETIEEFVSRLERPRRAIIMVQAGAATDAVINQLADAMDDGDVIIDGGNSLFTDTIRREKEMAQRNRHFVGAGISGGEEGALRGPAIMPGGPKESWESLGPLLESIAAVAPDGTPCVDHIGPDGSGHYVKMVHNGIEYADMQVIGEAYQLLRFGAGLEPAEIAEIFAEWNKGDLDSYLIEITAEVLRQVDAETGKPLVDVILDAAGQKGTGRWTVKQALDLGVPTTAIGEAVFARALSSSLDQRKAAQGNLPSGTLAGFEELGISREDFIERVRKALYASKLVAYAQGFDEIRAGSEEYGWDIDRGRLATIWREGCIIRAAFLDRIKEAYDKDPALTSLLLDPYFHTELSDLVDAWRDVVIYATRQGLPAPVFTSSLAYYDSLRAERLPAAIIQSQRDFFGAHTYQRVDKEGTFHTEWSGDRSETKLN
- a CDS encoding DEAD/DEAH box helicase → MTSFGDLGLSRPVVDVLKRQGITSPFPIQKAAIPDALAGKDVLGRGPTGSGKTLTFGLPMLERLHGTGASIPGRPRGLVLSPTRELAAQIRQRLADLAAALGLRVIEVVGGVNINHHIRALATPVDVLVATPGRAQDLINQKRLSLEDVAITAIDEADQMADMGFLPQVRQLLDASPHHGQRLLFSATLDGDVDKLVQHYLHDPVTHSTAPVSAAVDTMTHYRLVVADRPTRNAVVERIAAREGRTIMFMRTKHGVDRQVKKLRRIGINAEGLHGDKSQGARTRAIEGFHSGKLPVLVATDIAARGIDIHDVSLVVHIDPPAEHKTYLHRAGRTARAGTSGVVVTLVIEEQRAEVDALMRKAQVEAEEVLIDADSPALADITGARAYRGAPLPPPGQSQKPKNAQKPAKKRPKNAPIAQKRGGGRPQRRRPKRR
- a CDS encoding IS3 family transposase (programmed frameshift); its protein translation is MARPSQYDAVTQERAVRMYFERLEEGDISKAGARREIGELLGVKESTLRNWIRIQEKQAEAPEPGSLSYQQLQAAYDEQAKEVAKLRRANEILKTASAFFRPGGARPQTSVIVEFIRTYRHRFGVWPICETLTAHGIAIAPSTFYDHQVRGFGPSDAELDEAYAAHRFYRLWEANRRVYGRRKLWKAAIRDGMTVGRDQVERLMKITGIRGVSRGMHRKKTTVATPVHRRHPDLINRRWAYPSHPDQWWIADFTYVWTREGFCYVAFIVDAYSRQVLGWVVTTVMDTRMVLMALEHALFSRRRTRMDFTATGIVHHSDAGAQYTSMAFTDALVEAGLQGSIGSAGDALDNAMMESAIGLYKTELIGFDPRRTWRDAREVGTETASWVYWYNHQRLHSSISDVPPIEYEQDYEEFNTTRRAQ
- a CDS encoding FtsX-like permease family protein, with the translated sequence MVNLSSIAVFPAIFGVRLAHQSFIRDHSSTLGALRNLGVSDGFFRRHLLVQALILAGLASVSAVVLGRLIVRPLLSLVFWGSLRTFRTPGALPYRSFGLHLSSSAPCT
- a CDS encoding ATP-binding cassette domain-containing protein — its product is MQSTALDILAGLKKPQDGQFLIDGKRADRWNNGKFSRWRARHVGYAPQAPTLLDSLTCQENLALAAQVAGRNLSDNQQVDLLGKLKMSEYARALPTDLSGGQRQRVSIAQAVASRPALLLLDEPVSALDKRNIGAVEALMQHATQSGAIVVYCSHQELFDGSAPTLLEMGR